In Herbaspirillum sp. WKF16, one genomic interval encodes:
- a CDS encoding putative quinol monooxygenase: protein MKNAIIVVATITARPGHRVAVTAALKKAVPLVREEAGCERYDLHRDSGNPDRLVMLERWLGEEDLKNHEQGAAFKELVRELDGRADLSVSKLEQLI from the coding sequence ATGAAAAACGCAATTATCGTCGTCGCCACAATTACAGCGCGCCCTGGACATCGTGTTGCGGTTACCGCTGCACTTAAAAAGGCTGTTCCTCTGGTTCGGGAAGAAGCTGGCTGTGAACGCTACGACCTGCACAGGGACAGCGGGAATCCGGACAGGCTGGTGATGCTGGAACGTTGGCTGGGAGAAGAAGATTTGAAGAACCACGAACAAGGCGCGGCTTTCAAGGAGTTGGTCAGAGAACTCGATGGTCGGGCCGACCTGTCAGTCAGCAAGCTTGAGCAACTCATCTGA
- a CDS encoding SDR family NAD(P)-dependent oxidoreductase has translation MTKAKRGTALITGASSGIGAVYADRLARKGYDLILVARNREKLNALADRITTQTRQTVEVLEADLNDPRSIADVEQKLRSDASITMLVNNAGVGTHSSLMDSKIENMVDMITLNVTAPTRLTYAVAPGFVARGHGEIINIASIVSIAPELLNGVYGGSKAFMLAFSQSLHHELASKGIRVQAVLPGATATDFWANGGLPVENLDAAIVMSAEKMVDAALVGFERGELVTIPSLHAVDQWEAYEAARQAMLPQLSSNTPAPRYTTTH, from the coding sequence ATGACTAAAGCTAAACGGGGCACCGCCCTTATCACTGGCGCCTCTTCCGGCATTGGCGCCGTCTATGCCGACCGCCTGGCTCGTAAGGGATATGACTTGATCCTGGTCGCTCGCAATCGCGAAAAGCTCAACGCGCTGGCTGACCGCATCACCACGCAGACTCGCCAGACCGTCGAGGTACTGGAAGCCGACCTGAACGATCCCCGCTCGATCGCCGATGTCGAGCAAAAGCTGCGTAGCGACGCCAGCATCACGATGCTGGTCAATAACGCTGGCGTGGGCACACATAGCTCGCTGATGGACAGCAAGATCGAGAACATGGTCGACATGATCACCCTCAACGTCACTGCCCCAACGCGTCTGACCTATGCCGTCGCGCCTGGATTCGTTGCGCGAGGACACGGCGAAATCATCAATATCGCGTCCATCGTCAGCATCGCTCCGGAGTTGCTCAACGGAGTCTATGGCGGAAGCAAGGCCTTCATGTTGGCCTTCAGCCAGTCCCTGCATCATGAGCTGGCAAGCAAGGGCATTCGCGTCCAGGCTGTCCTGCCCGGCGCTACGGCAACGGATTTCTGGGCCAACGGCGGCTTGCCGGTCGAGAACCTTGACGCGGCCATCGTCATGTCCGCAGAAAAAATGGTAGATGCCGCGCTTGTTGGTTTCGAGCGAGGCGAGCTGGTCACCATCCCTTCCTTGCATGCAGTGGACCAATGGGAGGCGTATGAAGCCGCTCGCCAGGCGATGCTGCCGCAGCTGTCCAGCAATACGCCGGCGCCACGCTACACAACCACTCACTGA
- the nfsB gene encoding oxygen-insensitive NAD(P)H nitroreductase, with protein MSILQYARKRHSTKAFDPTRKIPGEKIAELREVLRLAPSSVNSQPWHFILASTEDGKARIAKAAQGNYAYNAAKILNASHVLVLATRTEITDTHLNAILTREDEDGRFINADAKAATNGSRLSYSNLHRYDLKDAQHWMEKQVYLALGTALLGASALGIDAVPMEGFDAKILDSELGLREKGFSSTVLVGLGYSGVEDFNAKLPKSRLADAAIFTDI; from the coding sequence ATGAGCATCCTTCAGTACGCCCGCAAGCGCCACTCTACCAAGGCCTTCGATCCCACCCGCAAGATCCCTGGCGAGAAAATCGCGGAGCTGCGTGAAGTGCTGCGCCTCGCGCCGTCGTCTGTCAACTCCCAACCCTGGCACTTTATCCTTGCCTCCACTGAGGACGGAAAAGCGCGAATCGCCAAGGCGGCACAAGGCAATTACGCATATAACGCGGCCAAGATTCTTAATGCATCGCACGTCCTCGTGTTGGCCACTCGTACCGAAATCACAGACACCCATCTGAACGCCATATTGACGCGTGAGGATGAAGATGGCCGTTTCATCAACGCCGACGCGAAAGCGGCAACTAACGGATCGCGGCTGTCGTACAGCAACCTTCATCGCTACGACCTCAAGGACGCGCAGCACTGGATGGAAAAACAGGTTTATCTGGCGCTGGGAACCGCGCTATTAGGCGCCTCGGCGCTGGGGATTGATGCGGTTCCAATGGAAGGATTCGACGCAAAAATCCTGGATAGCGAACTGGGTCTGCGCGAAAAAGGTTTCTCCAGCACTGTGCTAGTGGGCCTGGGCTATAGCGGGGTCGAAGACTTTAACGCCAAGTTGCCGAAGTCGCGCCTGGCCGATGCTGCCATTTTCACCGACATTTGA
- a CDS encoding MFS transporter, with protein MNSATTATHAAQNSNQSQTQPPRGSLVTAVFFALGTFAIGTEGFMIAPLLPKMATDFNMSVSAVASLVIVFTLMLSLSSPVSTVMSGSFNKRNTLIAAMGIFTAANLVAALSTGFASLLVSRIMMAVAAGLYVPNANALAGAVVGPERRGRALAIVSGGMTIAIALGLPLGSLVGHAFGWRSTFLAVAVMGAIAVIGIWTGVDRSAGAHLRVASLGERMSVIAQAKVRRLLGITLFWSVGAYAAYPYIAPYLSQVLAFGEGGIGATVSLWGAFAAIGVITGGALNDRFGSGQVVKVSLLMLMLAFWSLAAAAFLAPAHALIPALVAVAIWGFSVWAFFPAQMARLIAAGDPSQAPVALSLNTSTMYLGFSMGSAAGAGILSTGHIWGIGLFAGLTALLALILDRRKPLKHPD; from the coding sequence ATGAATAGCGCCACAACCGCCACCCACGCCGCGCAGAATTCGAATCAGTCACAAACACAACCACCACGTGGATCCCTCGTGACTGCAGTATTTTTTGCCTTGGGTACGTTCGCCATTGGCACCGAGGGATTCATGATTGCGCCTCTTCTGCCTAAGATGGCTACCGACTTCAATATGAGCGTCTCAGCGGTCGCCAGCCTGGTGATCGTGTTCACGTTGATGCTCTCCCTCAGTTCGCCTGTCAGCACTGTAATGAGCGGAAGCTTCAATAAGCGAAACACCCTCATTGCAGCGATGGGCATCTTCACGGCTGCCAACCTCGTCGCAGCCCTCTCCACCGGTTTCGCCAGTCTGCTGGTCTCTCGCATCATGATGGCGGTTGCGGCCGGGCTTTATGTGCCCAATGCCAATGCATTGGCAGGCGCCGTCGTGGGACCCGAGCGACGCGGCCGTGCGTTGGCGATCGTCAGCGGCGGCATGACGATCGCCATCGCGCTGGGCTTGCCACTGGGTTCGCTGGTCGGGCACGCATTTGGCTGGCGTTCGACCTTCCTGGCAGTGGCAGTGATGGGCGCCATCGCCGTCATCGGCATATGGACTGGCGTCGACCGTAGCGCGGGTGCGCATCTGCGCGTCGCAAGCTTGGGTGAACGCATGTCGGTGATTGCTCAGGCCAAGGTACGGCGTTTGCTCGGTATCACCTTGTTCTGGTCGGTAGGCGCCTATGCTGCGTATCCGTATATCGCTCCCTACCTCTCGCAGGTCCTGGCGTTCGGCGAAGGCGGGATCGGTGCCACGGTCTCGCTGTGGGGCGCATTCGCCGCCATCGGCGTTATCACTGGTGGTGCCTTGAACGACCGATTTGGCTCTGGCCAAGTGGTGAAGGTTTCTCTGTTGATGTTGATGCTGGCGTTCTGGAGCCTGGCAGCAGCAGCGTTTCTTGCACCGGCGCACGCGCTGATCCCCGCGCTGGTAGCCGTGGCGATCTGGGGTTTTTCTGTATGGGCATTCTTCCCGGCACAAATGGCCCGCCTGATTGCCGCCGGAGATCCCAGCCAGGCACCCGTGGCATTGTCGCTGAATACCTCGACCATGTATCTCGGCTTCTCGATGGGGAGCGCCGCTGGCGCCGGCATCCTGAGCACAGGTCACATCTGGGGGATTGGCTTGTTCGCAGGTCTGACAGCATTGCTTGCCTTGATCCTTGATCGAAGAAAGCCACTTAAACACCCCGACTAA
- a CDS encoding VOC family protein, whose protein sequence is MKYLHTMVRVADLEQSLGFYRDALGLELLRVMEMPAGRFTLAYLAAPGDSAAQVELTWNWDENKYDNARNFGHIAYSVPDIYATCQRLVDHGVQISRPPRDGFMAFVRSPDGISIELLQQGAPLAPAQPWVSMPNIGHW, encoded by the coding sequence ATGAAATACCTTCACACAATGGTCCGAGTCGCCGACCTGGAACAATCGCTCGGTTTCTATCGCGACGCACTCGGTCTCGAATTGTTACGCGTCATGGAGATGCCCGCAGGGCGCTTCACACTGGCCTATCTGGCGGCGCCTGGCGATTCGGCAGCGCAAGTAGAGCTGACATGGAATTGGGACGAGAACAAGTACGACAATGCACGCAATTTCGGGCATATCGCTTACTCAGTTCCAGATATCTATGCGACCTGCCAACGCCTCGTTGATCACGGCGTGCAGATCAGCCGACCACCCCGTGACGGCTTCATGGCGTTCGTCCGTTCACCTGACGGCATTTCCATCGAGTTGCTGCAGCAAGGCGCACCTCTCGCTCCAGCGCAACCATGGGTGTCGATGCCCAATATTGGTCACTGGTAA
- a CDS encoding 2OG-Fe(II) oxygenase — translation MSQSETSELIRSPLDTAHFTVASLPGSKPMGGVVADTPVHAFRNLPAALRFASEQALKPARTDLVLPGLMAFIIDNVVTATEADALIAWSEKLGYRSEAPGISTPPGMRMNKTVHWVAEQDLLGPILERISPLLPKEIDGDVLHDRLSHRINMYRYDADDVFNRHLDGDWPGFGLSADGTSMLEWPGLRSKLTMLLYLNDANDGVRGGSTLLYGHRGEILEVQPRKGAALFFRHGFHTQSVAHVGARVDAGTPKYVARINVMYEQGNNRLPRRD, via the coding sequence ATGTCGCAATCTGAAACTTCAGAACTGATCCGGTCGCCCCTCGACACGGCACACTTTACCGTTGCAAGCCTGCCGGGTTCCAAGCCAATGGGGGGCGTCGTCGCCGATACGCCTGTTCATGCTTTCAGGAACTTACCGGCAGCACTGCGCTTTGCTTCGGAACAAGCCTTGAAGCCCGCCCGTACGGATCTCGTATTGCCAGGCCTGATGGCATTCATCATCGATAATGTGGTCACTGCCACCGAAGCAGATGCGTTGATCGCCTGGAGCGAAAAACTGGGATACCGGTCTGAGGCGCCCGGAATTTCCACCCCGCCAGGCATGCGCATGAACAAGACGGTGCATTGGGTTGCCGAGCAGGACCTGCTTGGTCCGATCTTGGAACGTATCAGTCCTTTGCTGCCAAAAGAGATCGATGGCGATGTACTACATGACCGTCTTAGCCACAGGATCAATATGTATCGCTACGATGCAGATGACGTTTTCAATCGCCATCTCGATGGAGATTGGCCTGGATTCGGACTCAGCGCGGATGGCACCTCCATGCTGGAATGGCCTGGTTTACGCTCAAAGCTCACCATGTTGCTTTACCTGAACGATGCCAATGATGGTGTGCGGGGCGGTAGCACCTTGCTTTACGGACACCGCGGCGAAATTCTGGAAGTCCAACCACGCAAAGGGGCGGCCTTGTTCTTCCGTCATGGCTTCCACACGCAGTCGGTAGCGCACGTCGGTGCCCGCGTGGATGCCGGCACTCCGAAATACGTCGCGCGTATCAATGTCATGTATGAGCAGGGTAACAACCGGTTGCCGCGGCGGGACTGA
- a CDS encoding N-acyl homoserine lactonase family protein, giving the protein MKFKNILNSLLFGAAMLSNNMPATAAEVTAPAELRLYRLDCGTMRLGDMSLMSDRGRYQGRSYDIVISCYLIKHGNEWMLWDTGLSREYLQGVTADKLEMKLEKPIVDQLKALGLKPGDINYVGLSHAHFDHTGQSNEFPDATMILQKKEYEVLSSERAAEHFIDPALLEKHVKGGRLRLIDGDTDIFGDGLVQTILLPGHTPGHMALKLNLQHAGVVILSGDQWHFPENRAGNQVPKFNFDHDDTIASSAKLERIINETHATLVIQHEPADNQKLPALPAFLE; this is encoded by the coding sequence ATGAAATTCAAAAACATTTTGAACAGCCTGTTATTTGGCGCTGCCATGTTGAGCAACAACATGCCAGCTACAGCAGCAGAGGTGACAGCGCCCGCAGAACTTCGACTCTATCGCCTGGATTGCGGCACCATGCGCCTGGGAGACATGTCCCTCATGTCTGATCGAGGTCGATATCAAGGACGTTCATACGATATCGTCATCTCCTGCTATCTCATCAAACATGGAAATGAATGGATGCTTTGGGATACAGGGCTGTCTCGCGAGTATCTGCAGGGTGTGACCGCGGATAAGCTCGAAATGAAATTGGAAAAGCCCATCGTCGACCAGCTGAAAGCCCTCGGATTAAAGCCAGGGGATATCAATTATGTTGGCTTGTCGCACGCGCATTTTGACCATACCGGCCAAAGTAACGAGTTTCCCGACGCGACCATGATTCTTCAGAAAAAGGAGTATGAGGTCCTGTCATCTGAACGTGCGGCAGAACATTTCATCGATCCAGCCTTGCTGGAGAAGCATGTCAAGGGTGGCCGCCTGCGCTTGATTGACGGAGATACGGACATTTTCGGAGATGGTCTGGTTCAGACCATTCTGCTTCCCGGCCATACCCCTGGCCATATGGCATTGAAGCTGAATCTACAGCATGCCGGCGTGGTGATCCTGTCGGGTGACCAATGGCACTTCCCCGAAAATCGGGCTGGCAACCAGGTGCCGAAGTTCAATTTTGATCATGACGATACGATCGCATCGTCAGCGAAGCTGGAGCGGATTATCAACGAGACTCATGCAACCCTGGTGATTCAACACGAACCGGCAGACAATCAAAAACTGCCGGCACTGCCGGCATTCTTGGAATAG
- a CDS encoding L-dopachrome tautomerase-related protein codes for MSTAKSNRSSAITTPSKPIRMLVAALSIGAALAGTATFSPAFAAKQEAPSVRPVGNIEVVHRFSSGPMPTGVTVSQSGRIFVNFPRWGDDVAFTVGEIRQGKVVPFPSKEINTFDPAHPGQTLSSVQSVVVDAANRLWILDTAAPGFQTRIAGAAKLIAVDLNNDKVVKSIVIPPDVALDTTYLNDVRFDLRVGKAGIAYITDSSVSGPGGIIVVDLDSGKSWRKLTGHASTSVDPSFVPFVEGERLMQRAAGKAPQPFSVASDGIALSADGKTLYYSPLSSRHLFSVPTSMLTDPTISDEVAGRAVQDLGEKGASDGLESDNKGRVYASDYEHNSIHQRLPDGQWRTIASDPRMLWPDTLSVGPDGYLYFTANQLHRQAGFHEGTDLRNKPYLLFRVRIDAGPVLLK; via the coding sequence ATGTCAACAGCAAAATCTAACCGTTCCTCCGCAATTACCACGCCAAGCAAGCCGATCCGCATGCTTGTAGCAGCGCTCTCGATTGGTGCTGCGCTCGCTGGCACAGCGACCTTCTCGCCCGCCTTTGCTGCCAAGCAGGAAGCTCCCAGCGTGCGTCCGGTCGGCAACATTGAAGTCGTGCATCGGTTCTCGAGCGGTCCAATGCCCACCGGCGTGACCGTTTCTCAATCGGGTCGTATTTTCGTGAACTTCCCGCGCTGGGGCGACGACGTCGCGTTCACGGTTGGAGAGATCCGCCAAGGCAAGGTCGTTCCTTTCCCGTCGAAAGAGATCAATACCTTCGATCCCGCGCATCCTGGCCAGACCTTGTCCAGCGTACAAAGTGTGGTCGTCGATGCTGCCAACAGGCTCTGGATTCTCGATACCGCGGCGCCCGGATTCCAGACCCGGATTGCAGGGGCCGCCAAGCTGATCGCCGTCGACCTCAATAACGACAAAGTCGTCAAATCGATTGTCATTCCGCCCGATGTGGCTCTGGATACCACCTACCTGAACGACGTGCGCTTCGACCTGCGCGTGGGCAAGGCGGGCATCGCCTATATCACCGACTCTTCGGTTTCCGGACCCGGCGGCATCATCGTGGTCGACCTGGACAGTGGCAAGAGCTGGCGCAAACTGACCGGACACGCATCGACGTCGGTCGATCCTTCCTTCGTCCCGTTCGTGGAAGGCGAGCGCCTGATGCAACGCGCCGCCGGAAAGGCACCGCAGCCTTTCAGCGTGGCTTCGGATGGTATCGCCCTCTCTGCTGACGGGAAGACCTTGTACTACAGCCCGCTGTCGAGCCGGCACCTCTTTTCGGTCCCAACCTCGATGCTGACCGATCCCACCATCAGTGACGAGGTCGCCGGCCGTGCGGTACAGGATCTGGGCGAGAAAGGTGCGTCGGACGGCCTGGAATCGGACAACAAGGGCCGCGTGTATGCAAGCGACTATGAGCACAACAGCATCCATCAGCGACTGCCTGATGGCCAATGGCGCACGATCGCATCCGATCCTCGCATGCTGTGGCCGGACACCTTGTCGGTGGGACCTGACGGCTACCTGTATTTCACGGCTAACCAGCTGCATCGCCAGGCTGGCTTCCATGAAGGCACTGACCTGAGAAACAAGCCGTATCTCCTGTTCCGTGTTCGCATTGACGCTGGTCCCGTGCTGCTGAAGTAA
- a CDS encoding LysR family transcriptional regulator, with product MIRLEDLAIFICAADNGSLSAAARQYEVTPAVASAALKRLEGELGARLLTRSTRSLQLTPDGERYLQYARNTLAEVNAGRDAIAHGRRIVGGHLSLSLPSDVGRNLVFKWLDEFQNLHPAVVLQVRISDRVADMYRQPVEVAIRYSPPEDSSLVALPLAPENRRVVCASPEYFSRHGKPRNPADLRQHNCLRYLLSDNLHSRWGFSKDGTPMHVIVNGDRVCDDGELVHRWAIEGRGIAYKSRLDVLEDLRRGRLLTALDEYEGEAAPLNLVCTHRMMLSPTVKALRELLTERVARYVNTE from the coding sequence ATGATTCGTTTAGAAGATCTGGCCATTTTCATCTGTGCTGCCGACAACGGCAGCTTGTCCGCTGCCGCGCGCCAATACGAGGTGACGCCGGCAGTCGCCAGCGCCGCGCTCAAGCGTTTGGAAGGAGAGCTCGGCGCCCGGTTGCTGACACGCTCTACACGTAGCCTGCAACTTACTCCGGACGGGGAACGTTATCTTCAGTACGCCCGCAATACCTTGGCCGAAGTAAATGCCGGCCGCGATGCAATCGCCCACGGTCGAAGAATTGTGGGAGGACATCTTTCCCTGTCGCTGCCTTCGGATGTCGGACGTAATCTGGTATTCAAATGGCTGGATGAATTCCAGAACTTGCATCCTGCAGTCGTCTTGCAGGTCCGGATCAGCGATCGTGTCGCCGACATGTATCGTCAGCCGGTAGAAGTCGCGATCAGATACAGCCCACCTGAGGATTCCAGCTTGGTGGCCTTGCCCCTGGCACCGGAAAACCGACGGGTGGTCTGCGCATCGCCGGAATATTTCTCCCGGCACGGCAAGCCAAGGAACCCGGCGGACCTGCGCCAGCATAATTGTCTTCGTTACTTGTTATCGGATAACTTGCATTCCCGCTGGGGCTTTAGCAAAGACGGGACACCCATGCATGTCATCGTCAACGGCGACCGTGTCTGTGACGATGGCGAGCTGGTGCATCGCTGGGCCATTGAGGGGCGTGGCATTGCATATAAATCACGATTGGATGTTCTCGAAGACTTGCGACGAGGTCGTCTACTGACGGCGTTGGATGAATACGAAGGAGAAGCGGCGCCGCTAAACCTGGTATGTACTCACCGGATGATGCTCTCCCCCACGGTCAAGGCGCTACGTGAATTGCTGACCGAGAGAGTCGCGCGCTACGTGAATACGGAATAG
- a CDS encoding SDR family oxidoreductase: MKLTENTIFITGGTSGIGRALAEAFHQLGNKVIIGGRRKNLLDEVTTANPGMESIEFDVSDLASIEAAAATIIAKYPSLNVLVNNAGIMPFDDAAGKIDDVVSRKILDTNLLGPIRLSSALVEHLKSQPRATIIHNTSVLAYVPLAVTAVYSASKAGLHSYAMSQRFMLRDTSVRVQEIAPPWVDTDLVKKSGDPRAMPLDAFIKETMAKLAGDDEEVIVDVIKPMRANPGPGEHALVNGFNEALIADPIPM; encoded by the coding sequence ATGAAACTGACCGAAAACACTATCTTCATCACTGGCGGCACTTCTGGTATCGGCCGTGCGCTGGCAGAGGCTTTCCATCAACTGGGCAACAAGGTCATCATCGGCGGCCGCCGCAAAAACCTGCTCGATGAGGTCACTACCGCCAATCCTGGCATGGAGTCCATCGAATTCGACGTCTCCGACCTGGCCAGCATCGAGGCTGCCGCGGCCACCATCATTGCCAAGTATCCCAGCCTGAACGTGCTGGTGAACAATGCCGGCATCATGCCCTTCGATGACGCCGCAGGCAAAATCGACGACGTCGTCTCCCGCAAAATCCTGGACACCAACCTGCTGGGACCGATCCGTCTGAGCTCCGCTCTTGTCGAGCATCTCAAGTCCCAACCCCGCGCCACCATCATCCATAACACGTCGGTACTGGCTTACGTTCCCCTGGCGGTGACTGCGGTCTACTCGGCGTCCAAGGCGGGCCTGCATTCCTACGCCATGTCACAGCGGTTCATGCTGCGTGATACCAGCGTGCGTGTCCAGGAAATCGCCCCTCCATGGGTCGACACCGACCTGGTCAAGAAGAGTGGCGATCCGCGCGCCATGCCGCTGGATGCCTTCATCAAGGAAACGATGGCCAAACTGGCAGGCGACGATGAAGAGGTCATCGTTGATGTCATCAAGCCCATGCGCGCCAATCCGGGGCCTGGTGAACACGCTCTGGTCAATGGCTTCAACGAAGCACTGATTGCCGATCCGATTCCGATGTGA
- a CDS encoding GlxA family transcriptional regulator translates to MHRIGYLLTDGFQVMGLATQTVFEYANKVAGEDFYVVQNFSAEGGDQRSSLGVAIATRKASEAEQIDTWMVCGVGNPLESPSSPEERAFLKRVGRDARRIAAICTGAFVLAEAGLLERRRATTHWYFARDMQTRFPDIQVEDDRIYIVDGAFWTSAGMTAGLDLALAMVEKDLGEDVARGVARNLVMHQHRSGGQTQHSEMLTLAPKSDRIQNALNYARKNLARALTVEELAEEVNLSPRQFSRVFTAETGLSPAKAIEGLRLEAARLMIEKSRHPLEIIARETGFRDRRHMREVFIRGFGVPPQSMRRDVRAGA, encoded by the coding sequence ATGCATAGAATTGGCTATTTGCTAACCGATGGATTTCAAGTAATGGGATTGGCGACACAGACCGTTTTCGAGTACGCCAATAAGGTCGCCGGTGAAGACTTCTATGTCGTGCAGAACTTTTCAGCTGAGGGCGGCGATCAGCGATCCTCGCTTGGGGTAGCAATCGCCACTCGTAAGGCAAGTGAGGCTGAACAGATTGATACTTGGATGGTTTGTGGTGTCGGCAATCCCCTTGAGTCGCCCTCAAGTCCTGAGGAACGAGCATTTTTGAAGCGCGTTGGGAGGGATGCACGCCGTATTGCGGCGATCTGTACAGGTGCATTTGTGCTGGCTGAAGCGGGCTTGCTGGAACGCCGCCGCGCGACGACGCATTGGTACTTTGCACGCGACATGCAAACGAGATTTCCGGATATTCAGGTCGAAGACGATCGCATCTATATTGTTGACGGCGCGTTCTGGACGTCTGCAGGCATGACCGCAGGACTGGACCTGGCGCTGGCGATGGTTGAGAAGGATCTGGGCGAAGATGTGGCGCGGGGCGTTGCACGTAACCTGGTGATGCATCAGCATCGTTCTGGCGGACAGACCCAGCACTCCGAAATGCTGACTCTGGCACCCAAGTCAGATCGCATCCAGAACGCGCTTAACTATGCAAGGAAGAACTTGGCGCGTGCCCTTACCGTCGAGGAGTTGGCCGAGGAAGTTAACCTGAGCCCGCGTCAGTTTAGCCGCGTGTTTACCGCAGAAACCGGATTATCTCCTGCCAAGGCAATTGAAGGACTGCGCTTGGAGGCGGCGCGTCTGATGATCGAGAAGAGCAGGCATCCTCTTGAAATAATTGCCCGTGAAACTGGTTTCCGCGATCGGCGTCACATGCGTGAAGTGTTCATTCGTGGTTTCGGCGTGCCTCCGCAATCTATGAGGCGCGATGTGCGCGCAGGAGCATAA
- a CDS encoding LysR family transcriptional regulator: MKIKYIGDLELFVRLTELKSLTAAANSLDISAAVASVSLKRLEAELGVLLFVRTTRHIRLTKDGERFLAYCRPVLSSLQEAEQEMASSHSVSGVLQISMPSDLGRHVLMRWMDEFQDRYPSVSVRLQLTDRIADIVRQPVDLALRYGVPPDSSMVAIPLAQSNRRVLCASPTYVKQHGQLENPSELTDRNCLVYMRGEDLHDRWRFTRGTEEIDVRVKGNRVADDSDAVRRWAIDGHGICYRSYLDVSADIAEGRLVTLCKNWDGEAAPLYLLSPARKQISATSRVLREYLQSKFNNMSASL; encoded by the coding sequence GTGAAGATCAAATACATCGGCGACCTGGAGCTGTTTGTCCGTCTGACAGAACTCAAAAGTCTGACTGCCGCTGCCAATAGCCTGGACATATCGGCGGCAGTCGCGAGTGTTTCGCTCAAACGCCTTGAAGCGGAACTGGGAGTACTTCTCTTCGTCAGAACCACACGCCACATTCGCCTGACGAAGGACGGTGAACGCTTTCTGGCGTACTGCCGTCCCGTGCTCTCGAGCTTGCAGGAGGCCGAGCAGGAGATGGCATCTTCACACAGCGTGAGTGGAGTTCTCCAAATCTCGATGCCTTCAGATCTCGGTCGGCATGTTTTGATGCGGTGGATGGACGAATTCCAGGATCGCTATCCCTCGGTATCCGTGCGCCTGCAACTGACCGACCGTATTGCCGATATTGTCCGCCAGCCGGTCGACCTGGCCCTGCGCTACGGCGTCCCTCCTGATTCAAGTATGGTGGCGATCCCGTTGGCGCAGTCCAACCGACGTGTGTTATGTGCCTCGCCGACGTATGTGAAACAGCACGGCCAACTCGAAAATCCATCCGAGCTTACAGATCGTAATTGCTTAGTGTATATGCGCGGCGAAGATTTGCACGATCGGTGGCGATTCACGCGCGGCACAGAAGAAATCGACGTACGGGTTAAAGGTAATCGAGTGGCAGATGACTCTGACGCCGTTCGTCGATGGGCAATTGACGGACACGGTATCTGTTATCGCTCGTACCTGGACGTTTCCGCCGATATCGCCGAGGGCCGGCTGGTGACGCTGTGCAAGAACTGGGATGGCGAAGCCGCCCCACTTTACCTGCTCAGCCCTGCGCGCAAACAGATTTCAGCAACTTCGCGCGTGCTGCGCGAATACCTGCAATCCAAATTCAACAATATGTCTGCTTCGCTGTGA